The following are from one region of the Nicotiana tomentosiformis chromosome 7, ASM39032v3, whole genome shotgun sequence genome:
- the LOC138895742 gene encoding uncharacterized protein: MDLLKYLFQKPMLTEKLAKWQILLSEFDIIYVTQKAVKGQALADHLAENPVGGEYEPLKTYFPDEEVSFVGEDITETYDSWRIFFDGAANFKGVCIGAVLVSETGQHCPVSAKLRFSCTNNMAEYEACILWLKLAIDMNVQELLVIGDSDLLVHKVLGECATKNTKYCHICTTYKS; the protein is encoded by the coding sequence ATGGATTTGTTAAAATAcctcttccagaaacccatgctcACAGaaaagttagcaaaatggcagatactactgagtgagttcgacatcatctatgtaactcagaaagcCGTCAAGGGACAAGCATTGGCAGATCACTTGGCAGAAAATCCTGTgggaggagaatacgaaccactaaaaacttattttcccgatgaagaggtatcattcgtaggagaagatatcaccgaaaccTATGACAGTTGGAGAATATTTTTCGATGGAGctgcaaatttcaaaggagtatGTATTGGAGCAGTTTTGGTATCAGAGACGGGTCAACATTgtccggtatccgcaaaacttaGATTTtcgtgtaccaataatatggcagaatacgaggcttgcatcttatggctcaagttggccattgacatgaacgttcaggaattgctggtaattggagattcagaccttttggtacatAAGGTTTTAGGAGAATgtgctacaaagaataccaaatattgccatatttgtactacgtacaagagttga